The DNA region CTCCACAGGGTGGCGAAAGGTGGGCTCGAGGAGAAACATATCAAATAAAATGGACGGATAATGACGGTCCAGAAGTTACATTAAAATTGTATAAGAAAAATGAACATTTTGGTACTTTTGACGAAGTTTTAACATTGGGCAGTTTTCCGAGTTATAGAGATAGAACAAATACTCATAACTGGACTGTTCCTACGACTTTAATAAACGGAATATATCGACTACAGGTGTACATGTTCAGCGGCGAAGGCATAGGATTAAGCAATGTATTTACAATTTCAAATCAAGTTGCTGCACCAACATTTTCTCCGCTCGGAGGTATTTATGTTGATCCCCAATCTGTTTATATAAGTTGCTCTACGCCGGGTGCAACAATTTTTTATACAGATGATGGAACTACACCATCTCAAAGCTCCATCCCGTATACCAATAATCCTATAACTGTTGATACCGACAAGACCTTAAAAGCAATAGCATATAGAAACGGTTATACAGCAAGTGACGTGGGTAGTGCAACGTATATTATAGGCACGACAGGTGGAGGTTTATTAACGGTTGGACCAAAACGGAGAGATGATAATCGCAGTGCAATTCAATATATATCAGAAGGTTCAACGCGTTATACGTATGATACCGAATTTTACAACCGTGTTGGTACTGGTGATTTTATAGGCGGAATTGCAACAAACGAAAAAGCTCGTTCACTTTTACAGTGGAATCTATCCGATGCGCTCATCCCTGATGATGCAGAAATTGTGCAAGCACAATTACAAATAAAGGCTTATGACTGGTTAAATCCACCATCAATAAAACTTGTCTCGGTAGACATTAATTTTTCGAACGATTATAAAGCAATGTGGAATGCACCGAATAGTGGTGTTGAAGTACAATCTGGGATTAACTTTTCGAGCGTGAACACTTGGCAAAATGCTTATTCAGAGGGTTCAACATTTTTAACTCAGCTTAAAAATAAATTGCCGAGTAACAGATTCCAATTGGCATTGATCTCACAATCAGAATCAGTAAATGATAAATGGCTTCAAATCGATTTGGATAATACATACCTGACTATATGGTTTAAACCGCCATCTAAAACTGTAACTTTCCGAAATAATTTAAATGGCACACACAATGTCGCGCAAGTTAAAATTGATGGAGTTTGGCAATCATCGCCTTTTACGCAGCCATACAGATGGGGAACGAATTTACAAATCGAAGCAACCGCAGAACGTTTAAACCATGCAAGCAATAATTGGAAATTTAAAAAGTGGATGGATAAACCAACGGATCCTATACAAAGAAATATTACAATCAAAGACCAATTAACTTATCAAGCTGATTTTGAAAAGGTTTATAATCTAACTTTACGTAATGATTGGGAAGGAACTACAGGTGGACAATTGAACTATCAAGAAAGTCCTGTAAATTCTGGTCATACCGCAGAAGATATTTTTAAAGATTCACCTATTAATTTTAGTGCAATCACACCGCAAACGAATGGCGGGATAACCTGGAATTTTTACTCGTGGGATGATGGTGTAACAAGTCCTAACCGTAATGTAACAGTTACAAGCACAAAAGAATACAAAGCAAAATTTAAAGCACACCTATATTCTAATACCCCAAAAGCAACCGCGTATAACAACAGCCGTAAAATAGCAAAATGGCAGTCGGTACGTTTATACTGTGTATACGAAAGTGGCGGAGCAATCTGGTTTACAGAAAGCACTAACAATGGAGAAACTTGGTCGCCAGAAAAACTTTTAAGCGAGTTACCGAATTACTATAGGGCATCTCTAAAATCTTAGTTTGGCAATAAAAATCAACGTGATTGTAAACGCA from Bacteroidota bacterium includes:
- a CDS encoding FN3 associated domain-containing protein produces the protein MLAGTNRDSINYYFNFTNAPKQNIGYPTALAEAISNENLNGGKSEIVIDFNKNISWYCDTVGNCPANKYDLVTVMMHEIGHGIGYLPSFDVDNSGIGSWGYPYGGIKRPTIYDTACVVGQYPTSIYILTKTSVYPNPSHDLGSALKSNNIYFDGLNVYRINNNVLPKLYAPSTWAKGSSISHLDENSYPHGNSNSLMTPKTDYAEAIHSPGEIGLAMLQDLGWDINRIVTFTSPQGGERWARGETYQIKWTDNDGPEVTLKLYKKNEHFGTFDEVLTLGSFPSYRDRTNTHNWTVPTTLINGIYRLQVYMFSGEGIGLSNVFTISNQVAAPTFSPLGGIYVDPQSVYISCSTPGATIFYTDDGTTPSQSSIPYTNNPITVDTDKTLKAIAYRNGYTASDVGSATYIIGTTGGGLLTVGPKRRDDNRSAIQYISEGSTRYTYDTEFYNRVGTGDFIGGIATNEKARSLLQWNLSDALIPDDAEIVQAQLQIKAYDWLNPPSIKLVSVDINFSNDYKAMWNAPNSGVEVQSGINFSSVNTWQNAYSEGSTFLTQLKNKLPSNRFQLALISQSESVNDKWLQIDLDNTYLTIWFKPPSKTVTFRNNLNGTHNVAQVKIDGVWQSSPFTQPYRWGTNLQIEATAERLNHASNNWKFKKWMDKPTDPIQRNITIKDQLTYQADFEKVYNLTLRNDWEGTTGGQLNYQESPVNSGHTAEDIFKDSPINFSAITPQTNGGITWNFYSWDDGVTSPNRNVTVTSTKEYKAKFKAHLYSNTPKATAYNNSRKIAKWQSVRLYCVYESGGAIWFTESTNNGETWSPEKLLSELPNYYRASLKS